The Populus alba chromosome 4, ASM523922v2, whole genome shotgun sequence genome contains a region encoding:
- the LOC118050796 gene encoding uncharacterized protein isoform X4: MVVVVVSGHDGGDESPQVLRAGSAASFGCAGGGESSSWPSSSSSSSSSESSFRELDDVFLQTQARIWLGEVLQARSDEQLPIADLIADGELLFETSRVIWRMLSMKHMELRYVKAYKYEPFASRRSCGSRYLPYSNVDSFLKICKILGMAGIDLFSPSDVVEKRDTRKVCMCIRSLSKKARSSHLNVPDFDIVTYTVAMPTDMVGNIRRNLELSHHSFSSSASKTPHHEPRQRSRQKHSNATSEGNGDSYFEEYAEVESVFMLESGSSVSSCSNDISSQMNSDSMNSLGASLSVKGHSPGQCSLELEDQNQHRDECSKRQWHEDHLNESTRSICSQHLENDHHLDGGLSTSVVESNMYLGSRSSYTENGAKHSCENSGMDLIHFDHSLEDDASVVGDSEDCSTPRGNRNDDVEVSSTSSMSSVSGPVQKLNFEDQLDEEDDFKTVWFPESSNSMVTFLIKKSVDRSESQERVIYNTPVGSLITDCEEESPFDMKVMDIGFSSKLSVPCSQIKHSDHAFSHKSGSCLSQANTDLGYGEDRELFADWSSFAHEFNQWDQKGKHRFAVVPTRASSLSLSQVDSPEENLPSVRSKARGDALWPENTNIKGIVGDNDTEGHNATMVESDLENGKLPNKCLQTTCFNSIKNKTHKESDSPDRIAAMVDGEKSHEFKSSEDSSGFQQLCDSSVFQSQGPQIPDEHRCSTTEHLENVGENSDQVSIYEKKDMICSTENMDRVQSLSQDDQNHEKVQIPAIENSNVTEVLSVEKADCKPPRRPLLKTVAKGTAVVGVLLFLLHFRKNDTEKTDQSVKQSNRLRKANGRNFLSLKSQKGSRTNRMYPAEKLRFDLQGGNVGQS; the protein is encoded by the exons ATGGTGGTTGTGGTGGTCTCCGGTCATGATGGAGGTGATGAATCTCCTCAAGTTTTGCGAGCTGGTTCAGCCGCAAGTTTTGGTTGTGCTGGTGGTGGTGAAAGTTCTTCTTGGCCTTCTTcatcatcctcttcttcttcttctgaatCCAGCTTTCGTGAACTTGATGATGTCTTCTTGCAG actcaAGCAAGAATATGGCTCGGAGAAGTTCTTCAGGCAAGATCAGATGAGCAGCTTCCTATTGCTGATTTAATCGCTGATGGGGAATTGCT aTTTGAAACGTCAAGAGTGATATGGAGAATGTTATCGATGAAGCATATGGAACTAAGATATGTAAAAGCATATAAATACGAGCCTTTTGCTTCTAGGAGGAGTTGCGGGAGCAGGTATCTGCCTTATTCTAATGTGGATTCATTTTTGAAG ATCTGCAAAATCTTGGGAATGGCAGGCATCGATCTCTTTTCCCCATCAGATGTTGTTGAAAAAAGAGATACAAGAAAAGTTTGTATGTGTATACGTTCTCTTTCAAAGAAAGCAAGGTCTTCGCATTTAAAT GTTCCTGATTTTGATATTGTCACTTATACCGTAGCTATGCCAACGGATATGGTTGGAAATATTCGAAGAAACCTGGAACTTTCACATCATAGCTTCTCCAGCTCTGCTAGCAAGACTCCACACCACGAACCAAGACAAAGATCCAGACAG AAACATTCAAATGCAACTTCTGAAGGAAATGGTGATTCATATTTTGAAGAGTACGCTGAAGTGGAAAGTGTTTTTATGCTTGAATCTGGTAGCTCAGTGAGCAGTTGTTCTAATGATATTTCATCTCAGATGAACTCTGATTCAATGAATTCTCTGGGAGCATCCTTGTCAGTCAAAGGTCATTCCCCTGGACAATGCTCATTAGAACTAGAAGATCAAAACCAACATAGAGATGAATGCAGTAAACGTCAATGGCATGAAGACCATTTAAATGAATCAACAAGATCTATTTGCTCGCAACATTTGGAGAATGATCATCATTTGGATGGCGGGTTATCTACCTCTGTTGTTGAGTCCAATATGTATTTAGGTAGTAGGTCTTCTTATACAGAAAATGGAGCCAAACATAGCTGTGAAAATAGTGGAATGGACCTGATTCATTTCGATCATAGTTTAGAAGATGATGCCTCAGTAGTGGGGGATTCTGAGGATTGTAGCACACCTAGAGGAAACCGCAATGATGATGTGGAAGTGTCTTCTACTTCCAGCATGAGCTCTGTATCGGGCCCTGTGCAGAAGTTGAATTTTGAGGACCAATTAGATGAGGAAGATGATTTTAAAACTGTCTGGTTTCCTGAATCATCAAATAGCATGGTGACTTTTTTGATCAAGAAGTCTGTAGATAGGTCTGAATCTCAGGAAAGGGTCATATACAACACACCAGTGGGTAGTTTAATAACTGACTGTGAAGAAGAATCTCCTTTTGACATGAAAGTCATGGATATTGGCTTCTCTTCCAAGCTTTCTGTACCCTGTTCACAAATCAAACATTCAGACCATGCTTTTTCGCACAAGAGTGGCAGTTGTTTGTCTCAAGCAAATACAGATCTTGGATATGGTGAAGACAGGGAGTTATTTGCTGATTGGTCCTCCTTTGCACACGAGTTTAATCAATGGGATCAGAAAGGTAAACATAGATTTGCTGTAGTACCAACTAGAGCTTCATCCCTGTCTCTTTCACAAGTAGATTCACCAGAGGAAAATCTTCCTTCTGTTCGAAGCAAAGCTAGAGGCGATGCCTTGTGGCCTGAGAACACAAATATCAAGGGCATCGTTGGAGATAATGACACAGAGGGACATAATGCTACAATGGTTGAATCAGACCTTGAAAATGGCAAGCTTCCAAATAAATGTTTACAAACCACTTGTTTTAatagcataaaaaacaaaacacacaagGAATCAGATTCTCCTGACAGAATCGCAGCAATGGTAGATGGTGAAAAATCTCATGAATTTAAAAGCAGCGAGGATAGTAGTGGTTTTCAGCAGCTCTGTGATAGTTCTGTTTTTCAGAGCCAAGGTCCGCAGATACCAGATGAGCATAGGTGCTCAACAACAGAACACTTGGAAAATGTAGGTGAAAACAGTGATCAAGTGTCTATATATGAGAAGAAGGATATGATTTGTTCCACAGAAAATATGGATCGGGTG CAATCTCTGTCACAGGATGATCAAAACCATGAAAAGGTGCAGATTCCGGCAATTGAGAATTCAAATGTAACTGAAGTTCTAAGTGTAGAAAAGGCAGATTGCAAGCCTCCAAGGAGGCCACTCCTTAAAACTGTTGCAAAGGGAACTGCGGTTGTTGGGGTGCTGCTGTTCTTGCTTCATTTCAG GAAAAATGACACAGAGAAAACAGATCAATCGGTCAAGCAATCTAATCGACTTCGGAAAGCAAATGGCCGGAACTTCTTATCACTGAAGAGCCAAAAGGGAAGTAGAACGAACAGGATGTATCCAGCTGAAAAGCTTAGATTTG ATCTGCAGGGGGGAAACGTTGGCCAGAGCTAA
- the LOC118050796 gene encoding uncharacterized protein isoform X3 — MVVVVVSGHDGGDESPQVLRAGSAASFGCAGGGESSSWPSSSSSSSSSESSFRELDDVFLQTQARIWLGEVLQARSDEQLPIADLIADGELLFETSRVIWRMLSMKHMELRYVKAYKYEPFASRRSCGSRYLPYSNVDSFLKICKILGMAGIDLFSPSDVVEKRDTRKVCMCIRSLSKKARSSHLNVPDFDIVTYTVAMPTDMVGNIRRNLELSHHSFSSSASKTPHHEPRQRSRQMNSDSMNSLGASLSVKGHSPGQCSLELEDQNQHRDECSKRQWHEDHLNESTRSICSQHLENDHHLDGGLSTSVVESNMYLGSRSSYTENGAKHSCENSGMDLIHFDHSLEDDASVVGDSEDCSTPRGNRNDDVEVSSTSSMSSVSGPVQKLNFEDQLDEEDDFKTVWFPESSNSMVTFLIKKSVDRSESQERVIYNTPVGSLITDCEEESPFDMKVMDIGFSSKLSVPCSQIKHSDHAFSHKSGSCLSQANTDLGYGEDRELFADWSSFAHEFNQWDQKGKHRFAVVPTRASSLSLSQVDSPEENLPSVRSKARGDALWPENTNIKGIVGDNDTEGHNATMVESDLENGKLPNKCLQTTCFNSIKNKTHKESDSPDRIAAMVDGEKSHEFKSSEDSSGFQQLCDSSVFQSQGPQIPDEHRCSTTEHLENVGENSDQVSIYEKKDMICSTENMDRVQSLSQDDQNHEKVQIPAIENSNVTEVLSVEKADCKPPRRPLLKTVAKGTAVVGVLLFLLHFRKNDTEKTDQSVKQSNRLRKANGRNFLSLKSQKGSRTNRMYPAEKLRFGGKRWPELMNEFTSSILDRNRGLCRWSSMGLPLCVLIQRVLISRKMPLSVKWKQLIFTIRCFDFFVTKFCSFFRVMYLHIQHS, encoded by the exons ATGGTGGTTGTGGTGGTCTCCGGTCATGATGGAGGTGATGAATCTCCTCAAGTTTTGCGAGCTGGTTCAGCCGCAAGTTTTGGTTGTGCTGGTGGTGGTGAAAGTTCTTCTTGGCCTTCTTcatcatcctcttcttcttcttctgaatCCAGCTTTCGTGAACTTGATGATGTCTTCTTGCAG actcaAGCAAGAATATGGCTCGGAGAAGTTCTTCAGGCAAGATCAGATGAGCAGCTTCCTATTGCTGATTTAATCGCTGATGGGGAATTGCT aTTTGAAACGTCAAGAGTGATATGGAGAATGTTATCGATGAAGCATATGGAACTAAGATATGTAAAAGCATATAAATACGAGCCTTTTGCTTCTAGGAGGAGTTGCGGGAGCAGGTATCTGCCTTATTCTAATGTGGATTCATTTTTGAAG ATCTGCAAAATCTTGGGAATGGCAGGCATCGATCTCTTTTCCCCATCAGATGTTGTTGAAAAAAGAGATACAAGAAAAGTTTGTATGTGTATACGTTCTCTTTCAAAGAAAGCAAGGTCTTCGCATTTAAAT GTTCCTGATTTTGATATTGTCACTTATACCGTAGCTATGCCAACGGATATGGTTGGAAATATTCGAAGAAACCTGGAACTTTCACATCATAGCTTCTCCAGCTCTGCTAGCAAGACTCCACACCACGAACCAAGACAAAGATCCAGACAG ATGAACTCTGATTCAATGAATTCTCTGGGAGCATCCTTGTCAGTCAAAGGTCATTCCCCTGGACAATGCTCATTAGAACTAGAAGATCAAAACCAACATAGAGATGAATGCAGTAAACGTCAATGGCATGAAGACCATTTAAATGAATCAACAAGATCTATTTGCTCGCAACATTTGGAGAATGATCATCATTTGGATGGCGGGTTATCTACCTCTGTTGTTGAGTCCAATATGTATTTAGGTAGTAGGTCTTCTTATACAGAAAATGGAGCCAAACATAGCTGTGAAAATAGTGGAATGGACCTGATTCATTTCGATCATAGTTTAGAAGATGATGCCTCAGTAGTGGGGGATTCTGAGGATTGTAGCACACCTAGAGGAAACCGCAATGATGATGTGGAAGTGTCTTCTACTTCCAGCATGAGCTCTGTATCGGGCCCTGTGCAGAAGTTGAATTTTGAGGACCAATTAGATGAGGAAGATGATTTTAAAACTGTCTGGTTTCCTGAATCATCAAATAGCATGGTGACTTTTTTGATCAAGAAGTCTGTAGATAGGTCTGAATCTCAGGAAAGGGTCATATACAACACACCAGTGGGTAGTTTAATAACTGACTGTGAAGAAGAATCTCCTTTTGACATGAAAGTCATGGATATTGGCTTCTCTTCCAAGCTTTCTGTACCCTGTTCACAAATCAAACATTCAGACCATGCTTTTTCGCACAAGAGTGGCAGTTGTTTGTCTCAAGCAAATACAGATCTTGGATATGGTGAAGACAGGGAGTTATTTGCTGATTGGTCCTCCTTTGCACACGAGTTTAATCAATGGGATCAGAAAGGTAAACATAGATTTGCTGTAGTACCAACTAGAGCTTCATCCCTGTCTCTTTCACAAGTAGATTCACCAGAGGAAAATCTTCCTTCTGTTCGAAGCAAAGCTAGAGGCGATGCCTTGTGGCCTGAGAACACAAATATCAAGGGCATCGTTGGAGATAATGACACAGAGGGACATAATGCTACAATGGTTGAATCAGACCTTGAAAATGGCAAGCTTCCAAATAAATGTTTACAAACCACTTGTTTTAatagcataaaaaacaaaacacacaagGAATCAGATTCTCCTGACAGAATCGCAGCAATGGTAGATGGTGAAAAATCTCATGAATTTAAAAGCAGCGAGGATAGTAGTGGTTTTCAGCAGCTCTGTGATAGTTCTGTTTTTCAGAGCCAAGGTCCGCAGATACCAGATGAGCATAGGTGCTCAACAACAGAACACTTGGAAAATGTAGGTGAAAACAGTGATCAAGTGTCTATATATGAGAAGAAGGATATGATTTGTTCCACAGAAAATATGGATCGGGTG CAATCTCTGTCACAGGATGATCAAAACCATGAAAAGGTGCAGATTCCGGCAATTGAGAATTCAAATGTAACTGAAGTTCTAAGTGTAGAAAAGGCAGATTGCAAGCCTCCAAGGAGGCCACTCCTTAAAACTGTTGCAAAGGGAACTGCGGTTGTTGGGGTGCTGCTGTTCTTGCTTCATTTCAG GAAAAATGACACAGAGAAAACAGATCAATCGGTCAAGCAATCTAATCGACTTCGGAAAGCAAATGGCCGGAACTTCTTATCACTGAAGAGCCAAAAGGGAAGTAGAACGAACAGGATGTATCCAGCTGAAAAGCTTAGATTTG GGGGGAAACGTTGGCCAGAGCTAATGAATGAGTTCACGAGTTCCATTTTGGATCGAAACCGAGGATTATGTAGATGGAGCTCAATGGGATTGCCACTTTGTGTACTTATACAGAGAGTTCTTATCTCTAGGAAGATGCCCCTCTCAGTGAAATGGAAGCAACTTATTTTCACCATTCGTTGCTTTGATTTCTTCGTTACTAAGTTCTGCTCTTTTTTCAGAGTAATGTATTTGCACATTCAACATTCATag
- the LOC118050796 gene encoding uncharacterized protein isoform X1: protein MVVVVVSGHDGGDESPQVLRAGSAASFGCAGGGESSSWPSSSSSSSSSESSFRELDDVFLQTQARIWLGEVLQARSDEQLPIADLIADGELLFETSRVIWRMLSMKHMELRYVKAYKYEPFASRRSCGSRYLPYSNVDSFLKICKILGMAGIDLFSPSDVVEKRDTRKVCMCIRSLSKKARSSHLNVPDFDIVTYTVAMPTDMVGNIRRNLELSHHSFSSSASKTPHHEPRQRSRQKHSNATSEGNGDSYFEEYAEVESVFMLESGSSVSSCSNDISSQMNSDSMNSLGASLSVKGHSPGQCSLELEDQNQHRDECSKRQWHEDHLNESTRSICSQHLENDHHLDGGLSTSVVESNMYLGSRSSYTENGAKHSCENSGMDLIHFDHSLEDDASVVGDSEDCSTPRGNRNDDVEVSSTSSMSSVSGPVQKLNFEDQLDEEDDFKTVWFPESSNSMVTFLIKKSVDRSESQERVIYNTPVGSLITDCEEESPFDMKVMDIGFSSKLSVPCSQIKHSDHAFSHKSGSCLSQANTDLGYGEDRELFADWSSFAHEFNQWDQKGKHRFAVVPTRASSLSLSQVDSPEENLPSVRSKARGDALWPENTNIKGIVGDNDTEGHNATMVESDLENGKLPNKCLQTTCFNSIKNKTHKESDSPDRIAAMVDGEKSHEFKSSEDSSGFQQLCDSSVFQSQGPQIPDEHRCSTTEHLENVGENSDQVSIYEKKDMICSTENMDRVQSLSQDDQNHEKVQIPAIENSNVTEVLSVEKADCKPPRRPLLKTVAKGTAVVGVLLFLLHFRKNDTEKTDQSVKQSNRLRKANGRNFLSLKSQKGSRTNRMYPAEKLRFGGKRWPELMNEFTSSILDRNRGLCRWSSMGLPLCVLIQRVLISRKMPLSVKWKQLIFTIRCFDFFVTKFCSFFRVMYLHIQHS, encoded by the exons ATGGTGGTTGTGGTGGTCTCCGGTCATGATGGAGGTGATGAATCTCCTCAAGTTTTGCGAGCTGGTTCAGCCGCAAGTTTTGGTTGTGCTGGTGGTGGTGAAAGTTCTTCTTGGCCTTCTTcatcatcctcttcttcttcttctgaatCCAGCTTTCGTGAACTTGATGATGTCTTCTTGCAG actcaAGCAAGAATATGGCTCGGAGAAGTTCTTCAGGCAAGATCAGATGAGCAGCTTCCTATTGCTGATTTAATCGCTGATGGGGAATTGCT aTTTGAAACGTCAAGAGTGATATGGAGAATGTTATCGATGAAGCATATGGAACTAAGATATGTAAAAGCATATAAATACGAGCCTTTTGCTTCTAGGAGGAGTTGCGGGAGCAGGTATCTGCCTTATTCTAATGTGGATTCATTTTTGAAG ATCTGCAAAATCTTGGGAATGGCAGGCATCGATCTCTTTTCCCCATCAGATGTTGTTGAAAAAAGAGATACAAGAAAAGTTTGTATGTGTATACGTTCTCTTTCAAAGAAAGCAAGGTCTTCGCATTTAAAT GTTCCTGATTTTGATATTGTCACTTATACCGTAGCTATGCCAACGGATATGGTTGGAAATATTCGAAGAAACCTGGAACTTTCACATCATAGCTTCTCCAGCTCTGCTAGCAAGACTCCACACCACGAACCAAGACAAAGATCCAGACAG AAACATTCAAATGCAACTTCTGAAGGAAATGGTGATTCATATTTTGAAGAGTACGCTGAAGTGGAAAGTGTTTTTATGCTTGAATCTGGTAGCTCAGTGAGCAGTTGTTCTAATGATATTTCATCTCAGATGAACTCTGATTCAATGAATTCTCTGGGAGCATCCTTGTCAGTCAAAGGTCATTCCCCTGGACAATGCTCATTAGAACTAGAAGATCAAAACCAACATAGAGATGAATGCAGTAAACGTCAATGGCATGAAGACCATTTAAATGAATCAACAAGATCTATTTGCTCGCAACATTTGGAGAATGATCATCATTTGGATGGCGGGTTATCTACCTCTGTTGTTGAGTCCAATATGTATTTAGGTAGTAGGTCTTCTTATACAGAAAATGGAGCCAAACATAGCTGTGAAAATAGTGGAATGGACCTGATTCATTTCGATCATAGTTTAGAAGATGATGCCTCAGTAGTGGGGGATTCTGAGGATTGTAGCACACCTAGAGGAAACCGCAATGATGATGTGGAAGTGTCTTCTACTTCCAGCATGAGCTCTGTATCGGGCCCTGTGCAGAAGTTGAATTTTGAGGACCAATTAGATGAGGAAGATGATTTTAAAACTGTCTGGTTTCCTGAATCATCAAATAGCATGGTGACTTTTTTGATCAAGAAGTCTGTAGATAGGTCTGAATCTCAGGAAAGGGTCATATACAACACACCAGTGGGTAGTTTAATAACTGACTGTGAAGAAGAATCTCCTTTTGACATGAAAGTCATGGATATTGGCTTCTCTTCCAAGCTTTCTGTACCCTGTTCACAAATCAAACATTCAGACCATGCTTTTTCGCACAAGAGTGGCAGTTGTTTGTCTCAAGCAAATACAGATCTTGGATATGGTGAAGACAGGGAGTTATTTGCTGATTGGTCCTCCTTTGCACACGAGTTTAATCAATGGGATCAGAAAGGTAAACATAGATTTGCTGTAGTACCAACTAGAGCTTCATCCCTGTCTCTTTCACAAGTAGATTCACCAGAGGAAAATCTTCCTTCTGTTCGAAGCAAAGCTAGAGGCGATGCCTTGTGGCCTGAGAACACAAATATCAAGGGCATCGTTGGAGATAATGACACAGAGGGACATAATGCTACAATGGTTGAATCAGACCTTGAAAATGGCAAGCTTCCAAATAAATGTTTACAAACCACTTGTTTTAatagcataaaaaacaaaacacacaagGAATCAGATTCTCCTGACAGAATCGCAGCAATGGTAGATGGTGAAAAATCTCATGAATTTAAAAGCAGCGAGGATAGTAGTGGTTTTCAGCAGCTCTGTGATAGTTCTGTTTTTCAGAGCCAAGGTCCGCAGATACCAGATGAGCATAGGTGCTCAACAACAGAACACTTGGAAAATGTAGGTGAAAACAGTGATCAAGTGTCTATATATGAGAAGAAGGATATGATTTGTTCCACAGAAAATATGGATCGGGTG CAATCTCTGTCACAGGATGATCAAAACCATGAAAAGGTGCAGATTCCGGCAATTGAGAATTCAAATGTAACTGAAGTTCTAAGTGTAGAAAAGGCAGATTGCAAGCCTCCAAGGAGGCCACTCCTTAAAACTGTTGCAAAGGGAACTGCGGTTGTTGGGGTGCTGCTGTTCTTGCTTCATTTCAG GAAAAATGACACAGAGAAAACAGATCAATCGGTCAAGCAATCTAATCGACTTCGGAAAGCAAATGGCCGGAACTTCTTATCACTGAAGAGCCAAAAGGGAAGTAGAACGAACAGGATGTATCCAGCTGAAAAGCTTAGATTTG GGGGGAAACGTTGGCCAGAGCTAATGAATGAGTTCACGAGTTCCATTTTGGATCGAAACCGAGGATTATGTAGATGGAGCTCAATGGGATTGCCACTTTGTGTACTTATACAGAGAGTTCTTATCTCTAGGAAGATGCCCCTCTCAGTGAAATGGAAGCAACTTATTTTCACCATTCGTTGCTTTGATTTCTTCGTTACTAAGTTCTGCTCTTTTTTCAGAGTAATGTATTTGCACATTCAACATTCATag
- the LOC118050796 gene encoding uncharacterized protein isoform X2, which translates to MVVVVVSGHDGGDESPQVLRAGSAASFGCAGGGESSSWPSSSSSSSSSESSFRELDDVFLQTQARIWLGEVLQARSDEQLPIADLIADGELLFETSRVIWRMLSMKHMELRYVKAYKYEPFASRRSCGSRYLPYSNVDSFLKICKILGMAGIDLFSPSDVVEKRDTRKVCMCIRSLSKKARSSHLNVPDFDIVTYTVAMPTDMVGNIRRNLELSHHSFSSSASKTPHHEPRQRSRQKHSNATSEGNGDSYFEEYAEVESVFMLESGSSVSSCSNDISSQMNSDSMNSLGASLSVKGHSPGQCSLELEDQNQHRDECSKRQWHEDHLNESTRSICSQHLENDHHLDGGLSTSVVESNMYLGSRSSYTENGAKHSCENSGMDLIHFDHSLEDDASVVGDSEDCSTPRGNRNDDVEVSSTSSMSSVSGPVQKLNFEDQLDEEDDFKTVWFPESSNSMVTFLIKKSVDRSESQERVIYNTPVGSLITDCEEESPFDMKVMDIGFSSKLSVPCSQIKHSDHAFSHKSGSCLSQANTDLGYGEDRELFADWSSFAHEFNQWDQKGKHRFAVVPTRASSLSLSQVDSPEENLPSVRSKARGDALWPENTNIKGIVGDNDTEGHNATMVESDLENGKLPNKCLQTTCFNSIKNKTHKESDSPDRIAAMVDGEKSHEFKSSEDSSGFQQLCDSSVFQSQGPQIPDEHRCSTTEHLENVGENSDQVSIYEKKDMICSTENMDRVDDQNHEKVQIPAIENSNVTEVLSVEKADCKPPRRPLLKTVAKGTAVVGVLLFLLHFRKNDTEKTDQSVKQSNRLRKANGRNFLSLKSQKGSRTNRMYPAEKLRFGGKRWPELMNEFTSSILDRNRGLCRWSSMGLPLCVLIQRVLISRKMPLSVKWKQLIFTIRCFDFFVTKFCSFFRVMYLHIQHS; encoded by the exons ATGGTGGTTGTGGTGGTCTCCGGTCATGATGGAGGTGATGAATCTCCTCAAGTTTTGCGAGCTGGTTCAGCCGCAAGTTTTGGTTGTGCTGGTGGTGGTGAAAGTTCTTCTTGGCCTTCTTcatcatcctcttcttcttcttctgaatCCAGCTTTCGTGAACTTGATGATGTCTTCTTGCAG actcaAGCAAGAATATGGCTCGGAGAAGTTCTTCAGGCAAGATCAGATGAGCAGCTTCCTATTGCTGATTTAATCGCTGATGGGGAATTGCT aTTTGAAACGTCAAGAGTGATATGGAGAATGTTATCGATGAAGCATATGGAACTAAGATATGTAAAAGCATATAAATACGAGCCTTTTGCTTCTAGGAGGAGTTGCGGGAGCAGGTATCTGCCTTATTCTAATGTGGATTCATTTTTGAAG ATCTGCAAAATCTTGGGAATGGCAGGCATCGATCTCTTTTCCCCATCAGATGTTGTTGAAAAAAGAGATACAAGAAAAGTTTGTATGTGTATACGTTCTCTTTCAAAGAAAGCAAGGTCTTCGCATTTAAAT GTTCCTGATTTTGATATTGTCACTTATACCGTAGCTATGCCAACGGATATGGTTGGAAATATTCGAAGAAACCTGGAACTTTCACATCATAGCTTCTCCAGCTCTGCTAGCAAGACTCCACACCACGAACCAAGACAAAGATCCAGACAG AAACATTCAAATGCAACTTCTGAAGGAAATGGTGATTCATATTTTGAAGAGTACGCTGAAGTGGAAAGTGTTTTTATGCTTGAATCTGGTAGCTCAGTGAGCAGTTGTTCTAATGATATTTCATCTCAGATGAACTCTGATTCAATGAATTCTCTGGGAGCATCCTTGTCAGTCAAAGGTCATTCCCCTGGACAATGCTCATTAGAACTAGAAGATCAAAACCAACATAGAGATGAATGCAGTAAACGTCAATGGCATGAAGACCATTTAAATGAATCAACAAGATCTATTTGCTCGCAACATTTGGAGAATGATCATCATTTGGATGGCGGGTTATCTACCTCTGTTGTTGAGTCCAATATGTATTTAGGTAGTAGGTCTTCTTATACAGAAAATGGAGCCAAACATAGCTGTGAAAATAGTGGAATGGACCTGATTCATTTCGATCATAGTTTAGAAGATGATGCCTCAGTAGTGGGGGATTCTGAGGATTGTAGCACACCTAGAGGAAACCGCAATGATGATGTGGAAGTGTCTTCTACTTCCAGCATGAGCTCTGTATCGGGCCCTGTGCAGAAGTTGAATTTTGAGGACCAATTAGATGAGGAAGATGATTTTAAAACTGTCTGGTTTCCTGAATCATCAAATAGCATGGTGACTTTTTTGATCAAGAAGTCTGTAGATAGGTCTGAATCTCAGGAAAGGGTCATATACAACACACCAGTGGGTAGTTTAATAACTGACTGTGAAGAAGAATCTCCTTTTGACATGAAAGTCATGGATATTGGCTTCTCTTCCAAGCTTTCTGTACCCTGTTCACAAATCAAACATTCAGACCATGCTTTTTCGCACAAGAGTGGCAGTTGTTTGTCTCAAGCAAATACAGATCTTGGATATGGTGAAGACAGGGAGTTATTTGCTGATTGGTCCTCCTTTGCACACGAGTTTAATCAATGGGATCAGAAAGGTAAACATAGATTTGCTGTAGTACCAACTAGAGCTTCATCCCTGTCTCTTTCACAAGTAGATTCACCAGAGGAAAATCTTCCTTCTGTTCGAAGCAAAGCTAGAGGCGATGCCTTGTGGCCTGAGAACACAAATATCAAGGGCATCGTTGGAGATAATGACACAGAGGGACATAATGCTACAATGGTTGAATCAGACCTTGAAAATGGCAAGCTTCCAAATAAATGTTTACAAACCACTTGTTTTAatagcataaaaaacaaaacacacaagGAATCAGATTCTCCTGACAGAATCGCAGCAATGGTAGATGGTGAAAAATCTCATGAATTTAAAAGCAGCGAGGATAGTAGTGGTTTTCAGCAGCTCTGTGATAGTTCTGTTTTTCAGAGCCAAGGTCCGCAGATACCAGATGAGCATAGGTGCTCAACAACAGAACACTTGGAAAATGTAGGTGAAAACAGTGATCAAGTGTCTATATATGAGAAGAAGGATATGATTTGTTCCACAGAAAATATGGATCGGGTG GATGATCAAAACCATGAAAAGGTGCAGATTCCGGCAATTGAGAATTCAAATGTAACTGAAGTTCTAAGTGTAGAAAAGGCAGATTGCAAGCCTCCAAGGAGGCCACTCCTTAAAACTGTTGCAAAGGGAACTGCGGTTGTTGGGGTGCTGCTGTTCTTGCTTCATTTCAG GAAAAATGACACAGAGAAAACAGATCAATCGGTCAAGCAATCTAATCGACTTCGGAAAGCAAATGGCCGGAACTTCTTATCACTGAAGAGCCAAAAGGGAAGTAGAACGAACAGGATGTATCCAGCTGAAAAGCTTAGATTTG GGGGGAAACGTTGGCCAGAGCTAATGAATGAGTTCACGAGTTCCATTTTGGATCGAAACCGAGGATTATGTAGATGGAGCTCAATGGGATTGCCACTTTGTGTACTTATACAGAGAGTTCTTATCTCTAGGAAGATGCCCCTCTCAGTGAAATGGAAGCAACTTATTTTCACCATTCGTTGCTTTGATTTCTTCGTTACTAAGTTCTGCTCTTTTTTCAGAGTAATGTATTTGCACATTCAACATTCATag